One genomic segment of Micromonospora sp. WMMC415 includes these proteins:
- a CDS encoding transcriptional regulator, translated as MAESEGARPAPRAVRIDHRQVRVLAHPLRIRLLGALRVQGPATATTLAELLGTNTGATSYHLRQLAEVGLVVEDPDRGTGRQRWWRAAHDVTNWEPTDFDDDPDARAAVDWIQANQVRLLAEHADRWFAVQDQWSPAWRDAFGMGDIFLTIPAARLHALEAELWQVLERYREEADPAEPGAEQIQVFLAAYPLLKGK; from the coding sequence ATGGCTGAGAGTGAGGGCGCGCGACCGGCACCGCGCGCGGTGCGGATCGACCACCGTCAGGTCCGGGTGCTGGCGCATCCGTTGCGGATCCGGCTGCTCGGGGCGCTGCGGGTGCAGGGCCCGGCCACCGCCACCACGCTGGCCGAGCTGCTCGGCACCAACACCGGCGCCACCAGCTACCACCTGCGCCAGCTCGCCGAAGTGGGGCTGGTCGTGGAGGATCCCGACCGGGGCACCGGCCGGCAGCGCTGGTGGCGTGCCGCGCACGACGTCACCAACTGGGAGCCCACCGACTTCGACGACGACCCGGACGCCCGGGCCGCCGTCGACTGGATCCAGGCCAACCAGGTCCGCCTGCTCGCCGAGCACGCCGACCGGTGGTTCGCGGTGCAGGACCAGTGGTCGCCGGCCTGGCGGGACGCCTTCGGCATGGGCGACATCTTCCTGACCATCCCGGCCGCCCGGCTCCACGCCCTCGAGGCGGAGCTGTGGCAGGTCCTGGAGCGCTACCGCGAGGAGGCGGACCCGGCCGAGCCGGGTGCCGAGCAGATCCAGGTCTTCCTCGCCGCCTACCCGCTGCTGAAGGGGAAGTGA
- a CDS encoding replication-associated recombination protein A, whose protein sequence is MESDALFSLGGPAAAPAAPGGPTGVDGFTPVGEDSPLAVRMRPASLDELVGQDHLLAPGAPLRQLVSGAAPMSVILWGPPGSGKTTIAHLVARATDRRFVAMSALNAGVKDVRAVIEAARRQRRAGGPQTVLFIDEVHRFSKTQQDSLLAAVEDRTVTLLAATTENPYFSVISPLLSRCVLLTLQPLDDTAVRGLLRRAVADERGLHGALTLDPDAEDHLVRLAAGDVRKALTALEAAAASAAAVGADRIDLGTAEQAVDTAAVRYDRAGDAHYDVTSAFIKSMRGSDVDAALHWLARMLVAGEDARFIARRLVIFASEDVGMADPGALGVATAAAHAVEYVGLPEAQLNLAQAVIHLATAPKSNSATTALGAALADVRSGRGGPVPRGLRDAHYAGAKGLGHGAGYRYPHDDQRGVVTQQYVPDDLVGTDYYRPSQHGSERAVADRLPLLRRIVRGLPAQAARPPVVATAGGTTGNGRRPGGSVDGGAHEGGTEAAEEGQQ, encoded by the coding sequence ATGGAGTCCGACGCCCTCTTCTCCCTCGGAGGCCCCGCCGCCGCGCCCGCCGCGCCGGGGGGCCCGACCGGCGTGGACGGCTTCACTCCGGTCGGGGAGGATTCGCCCCTGGCCGTCCGGATGCGCCCGGCCAGCCTGGACGAGCTGGTCGGTCAGGACCACCTCCTCGCGCCCGGCGCCCCGCTGCGGCAGCTCGTCTCCGGCGCCGCCCCGATGTCGGTCATCCTCTGGGGGCCGCCGGGCAGCGGCAAGACCACGATCGCGCACCTCGTGGCCCGCGCCACCGACCGCCGCTTCGTCGCCATGTCGGCCCTGAACGCCGGGGTCAAGGACGTCCGCGCCGTCATCGAGGCCGCCCGCCGGCAGCGTCGCGCCGGCGGCCCGCAGACCGTGCTCTTCATCGACGAGGTGCACCGGTTCAGCAAGACCCAGCAGGATTCGCTGCTCGCCGCGGTCGAGGACCGGACCGTCACGCTGCTGGCGGCGACCACCGAGAATCCGTACTTCTCGGTCATCTCGCCGCTGCTGTCGCGGTGCGTGCTGCTCACCCTCCAGCCGCTCGACGACACGGCGGTACGCGGCCTGCTCCGCCGGGCGGTCGCCGACGAGCGCGGCCTGCACGGCGCGTTGACCCTCGACCCCGACGCCGAGGACCACCTCGTCCGGCTCGCCGCCGGGGACGTCCGCAAGGCGCTGACCGCGCTGGAGGCGGCCGCCGCCTCGGCCGCCGCCGTCGGCGCCGACCGCATCGACCTCGGCACCGCCGAGCAGGCGGTGGACACCGCGGCCGTGCGCTACGACCGGGCCGGTGACGCGCACTACGACGTGACCAGCGCGTTCATCAAGAGCATGCGCGGCTCCGACGTGGACGCCGCACTGCACTGGCTGGCCCGGATGCTGGTCGCCGGTGAGGACGCCCGGTTCATCGCCCGGCGTCTGGTGATCTTCGCCAGCGAGGACGTCGGCATGGCGGACCCGGGCGCGCTCGGCGTGGCCACCGCCGCCGCGCACGCGGTGGAGTACGTGGGCCTGCCGGAGGCTCAGCTCAACCTCGCCCAGGCGGTGATCCACCTGGCCACCGCGCCCAAGTCGAACTCGGCGACCACCGCTCTCGGGGCGGCCCTCGCCGACGTCCGGAGCGGCCGGGGCGGGCCCGTGCCGCGCGGGCTGCGCGACGCGCACTACGCCGGCGCCAAGGGCCTCGGCCACGGCGCCGGCTACCGCTACCCGCACGACGACCAGCGTGGCGTGGTCACCCAGCAGTACGTGCCCGACGACCTCGTCGGCACCGACTACTACCGGCCCAGCCAGCACGGTTCCGAACGCGCGGTGGCCGACCGGCTGCCGCTGCTGCGCCGGATCGTCCGCGGGCTTCCGGCCCAGGCCGCGCGCCCGCCCGTGGTGGCGACCGCCGGCGGCACGACGGGCAACGGCCGTCGACCCGGGGGGTCGGTCGACGGTGGGGCGCACGAGGGCGGCACGGAAGCCGCCGAGGAGGGTCAGCAGTGA
- a CDS encoding DUF948 domain-containing protein, translating into MDFGEVAALIAAIAFAMLVLILMLPILRLRHTVDAATRMINDLNDRTAPLLGDVNSTVKNVNTALEQVQTSLDGVNLQLAKVDTMTSHAQNVTANIANLATVVSAAAANPLVKVAAFGYGVRRAASARRHAEAEREVRDTIKQQRRAARRGNR; encoded by the coding sequence GTGGACTTTGGAGAGGTCGCGGCGCTGATCGCGGCGATCGCGTTCGCGATGCTGGTGTTGATCCTGATGCTGCCCATCCTGCGGCTGCGGCACACCGTGGACGCCGCCACCCGGATGATCAACGACCTCAACGACCGCACCGCCCCGCTGCTCGGCGACGTCAACTCCACGGTGAAGAACGTCAACACCGCGCTGGAGCAGGTGCAGACCTCGCTGGACGGCGTCAACCTCCAGCTCGCGAAGGTCGACACCATGACCAGCCACGCGCAGAACGTCACCGCCAACATCGCCAACCTCGCCACCGTCGTCTCCGCTGCCGCCGCCAACCCGCTGGTCAAGGTCGCCGCCTTCGGCTACGGCGTCCGCCGGGCCGCCTCGGCGCGGCGGCACGCCGAGGCCGAGCGTGAGGTTCGCGACACGATCAAGCAGCAGCGACGGGCGGCCCGGCGCGGCAACCGCTGA
- a CDS encoding MFS transporter, with product MTGLSVRQVRARYLVLHGLRWLPVGLLIPVTILLMQERGLSLTQIGVVAAAQGLLVLALELPTGGLADALGRRPLLVVAALVNLLSTGLLVVADTFALLVAVWALQGVYRALDSGPLESWYVDSTLAADPDASYEKGLSQGGTVLGLSIAAGALVSGGLIALGPLGPVSALTVPVVAALALQVVSLVALLALLDERRPTAGAAALRSSLAIAGPMVGQAFGLLRRSRVLAALVVVELFWGFGMVTFENLLPVRLADVVGDPDRAAALLGPGSTVAWLASAAGAALVPLLTRRLGAAPTAMLLHVVQGATVVGMGLLGGPVGVLLAYFACYAVHGAANPVYKGLVHRQVDGPNRTSVISLTSMMGMPAAALGGVVLGFVADRAGVTTAMLAGAMALALAAAFYVPAWQAARRDRSRSDVPLDVAPAPDAPASTR from the coding sequence ATGACAGGGCTGTCGGTCCGTCAGGTCCGCGCCCGTTACCTCGTCCTGCACGGCCTGCGCTGGCTGCCGGTCGGGTTGCTGATCCCGGTGACGATCCTCCTGATGCAGGAGCGCGGCCTGTCGCTGACTCAGATCGGCGTCGTCGCCGCCGCTCAGGGCCTGCTCGTCCTCGCCCTCGAACTCCCCACCGGCGGCCTCGCCGACGCGCTCGGCCGGCGGCCGCTGCTGGTGGTCGCCGCGCTGGTCAACCTGCTCTCCACCGGTCTGCTGGTGGTGGCGGACACCTTCGCGCTGCTGGTCGCGGTCTGGGCGTTGCAGGGCGTCTACCGCGCCCTGGACAGCGGCCCCCTCGAATCCTGGTACGTCGACAGCACCCTCGCCGCCGACCCGGACGCCTCGTACGAGAAGGGGCTCAGCCAGGGTGGGACGGTGCTCGGCCTCAGCATCGCCGCGGGCGCGCTGGTCAGCGGCGGACTGATCGCGCTCGGGCCGCTCGGGCCGGTCAGCGCCCTCACCGTACCGGTCGTGGCGGCCCTGGCGCTCCAGGTGGTGTCGCTGGTGGCGCTGCTCGCGTTGCTGGACGAGCGTCGGCCCACCGCCGGCGCCGCGGCGCTGCGGTCCTCACTCGCGATCGCCGGGCCGATGGTCGGCCAGGCGTTCGGGCTGCTGCGCCGCTCGCGGGTGCTCGCCGCCCTGGTGGTGGTCGAACTGTTCTGGGGCTTCGGCATGGTGACCTTCGAGAACCTGCTGCCGGTCCGCCTCGCCGACGTCGTCGGTGACCCGGACCGTGCGGCGGCTCTGCTCGGCCCGGGCAGTACGGTCGCCTGGCTCGCCTCGGCTGCCGGCGCCGCGCTCGTCCCGCTGCTCACCCGCCGGCTCGGCGCGGCGCCCACCGCCATGCTGCTGCACGTCGTGCAGGGTGCCACGGTGGTCGGCATGGGCCTGTTGGGCGGTCCGGTCGGGGTGCTGCTCGCCTACTTCGCCTGTTACGCCGTGCACGGCGCGGCCAACCCGGTGTACAAGGGGCTCGTCCATCGTCAGGTCGACGGGCCGAACCGAACCAGCGTGATCTCGCTGACCTCGATGATGGGGATGCCCGCTGCGGCGCTCGGCGGGGTGGTGCTCGGCTTCGTGGCCGACCGGGCCGGCGTGACCACCGCGATGCTGGCCGGCGCGATGGCGCTGGCCCTCGCCGCGGCGTTCTACGTTCCCGCCTGGCAGGCGGCGCGGCGCGACAGGTCACGGTCGGACGTCCCGCTCGACGTCGCGCCGGCGCCGGACGCGCCCGCGTCCACACGTTAA